In Stieleria varia, one genomic interval encodes:
- a CDS encoding Calx-beta domain-containing protein: MKRRKKRNPAPTKRSLISELLESRRLLATLDFLPDPTAGVVQEVGGGTQITVAPGTKFTVTSRIETSESGVQGAQLNLTNSNAALKINNFVVPAVPGDSPTVAFPLAVDGEMDSDLGDYFVSLARTGALLPVPPARVIGTFDVTAPMAEGTYTLTSQDTNADQGRGRTRVTTTGADVPVTEFGDLTIIVAAAPAIPTVSVAVNPASVAEDGAANLVYTFTRTGGDLTQPLTVNYAVSGDATAGTDFTGTAANVVFAANSATATVTVDPTADGTVESNETVILTVSPNAAVYTVSATNASATGTINDDDVVAGLPTVNVSVAPASVIEDGAANLVYTFTRTGDTTNALTVAYAVSGDATLGTDYTGTGNLIVIPAGSDTATVTVDPTSDNDAESDETVILTISANATYIVGANSTATGTITDDDAVAGLPTVNVSVAPASVIEDGAANLVYTFTRTGDTTNALTVAYAVSGDATLGTDYTGTGNLIVIPAGSDTATVTVDPTSDNDAESDETVILTISANATYIVGANSTATGTITDDDAVAGLPTVNVSVAPASVTEDGAANLVYTFTRTGDTTNALTVAYAVSGDATLGTDYTGTGNLIVIPAGSDTATVTVDPTSDNDAESDETVILTISANATYIVGANSTATGTITDDDAVAGLPTVNVSVAPASVIEDGAANLVYTFTRTGDTTNALTVAYAVSGDATLGTDYTGTGNLIVIPAGSDTATVTVDPTSDNDAEPDETVILTISANATYIVGANSTATGTITDDDAVAGLPTVNVSVAPASVIEDGAANLVYTFTRTGDTTNALTVAYAVSGDATLGTDYTGTGNLIVIPAGSDTATVTVDPTSDNDAESDETVILTISANATYIVGANSTATGTITDDDAVAGLPTVNVSVAPASVTEDGAANLVYTFTRTGDTTNALTVAYAVSGDATLGTDYAGTGNLIVIPAGSDTATVTVDPTSDNDAESDETVILTISANATYIVGANSTATGTITDDDAVAGLPTVSVAVNPTSVAEDGAANLVYTFTRSGGDLTQPLTVNYAVSGDATAGTDFTGTAANVVFAANSATATVTVDPTADTTVENNETVILTVSPNAAVYNVSATNGSAMGTITNDDVTAGLPTVGVAVNPASVAEDGTANLVYTFTRSGGDLTQPLTVNYAVSGDATAGTDFTGTAANVVFAANSATATVTVDPTADTMVESNETVILTISLNAAVYNVSATNASATGTINDDDVVAVLPTVSVAVNPSSVAEDGAANLVYTFTRTGGDLTQPLTVNYAVSGDATSGTDFTGTAANVVFAANSATATVTVDPTADTMVESNETVILTISLNAAVYNVSATNASATGTINDDDVVAVLSTVSVAVNPSSVAEDGAANLVYTFTRTGGDLTQPLTVNYAVSGDATSGTDFTGTAANVVFAANSATATVTVDPTADTTVESNETVILTVSPNAAVYNVSATNGSATGTINNDDAVAALPTVSVAVNPASVAEDGTANLVYTFTRTGGDLTQPLTVNYAVSGDATSGTDFTGTAANVVFAANSATATVTVDPTADTTVESNETVILTVSPNAAVYNVSATNGSATGTINNDDVVAALPTVSVAVNPSSVAEDGAANLLYTFTRAGGDLTQPLTVSYAVSGDATAGTDFTGTAANVVFAANSATATVTVDPTADTMVESNETVILTVSPNAAVYNVNATNGSATGTINDDDVVAALPTVSVAVNPSSVAEDGAANLVYTFTRTGGDLTQPLTVNYAVSGNATAGTDFTGTAANVVFAANSATATVTVDPTADTTVESNETVILTVSPNAAVYNVSATNGSATGTINNDDSIALNSVSVSTNTQFISEASTSNLVYTFQRTGNLNAPLSVSFTVSGSASLPGDVTSPGLANGVANFAAGVSEVNVVVQLVNDSLVETTETLVVTINPSASYSIVTNEGSVTAQIIDDDGQNSETRIIVPTVVDKPYLIPADGIPTAIIFRATADTTLTVVPVGSVSLTDQVQVLDGDLQSIGTIQNGITTAEISSGSLYSIIFPGQFNERLYSVGSSEPGALQNAQTNLLRSTDVNADGRTTALDALQIVNQLGVRHEGESAPMLQNFPDVNADGRISALDALEVINELYRQRNTSFGTQTLTNSSGRAEGEGITRDESESNVLLNAVEQHDVALVGLSKNVDAVHLVSVDEVIAEAEYSEATELTDSIELLANQAN; the protein is encoded by the coding sequence ATGAAACGCCGCAAGAAACGAAACCCCGCGCCGACCAAACGCAGCCTCATCTCAGAACTACTTGAGTCTCGGCGACTCTTGGCAACCTTGGACTTCCTGCCGGACCCCACGGCGGGTGTCGTACAGGAAGTTGGCGGTGGAACGCAGATCACCGTAGCCCCCGGGACAAAGTTTACGGTGACCAGCCGAATCGAGACTTCGGAATCGGGAGTCCAGGGAGCACAGCTCAATCTCACCAATTCCAATGCCGCGCTCAAGATCAATAACTTTGTCGTCCCCGCTGTCCCTGGCGATAGCCCAACGGTCGCATTTCCATTGGCAGTGGACGGAGAAATGGACTCCGATCTCGGGGACTATTTCGTTTCTCTGGCCCGGACAGGAGCTTTGCTACCAGTGCCTCCAGCTCGCGTCATCGGCACGTTTGATGTTACCGCGCCGATGGCTGAAGGTACTTATACGCTGACGTCGCAAGACACGAATGCCGATCAGGGACGGGGTCGGACTCGAGTGACAACCACGGGCGCAGATGTCCCCGTCACAGAATTCGGTGACCTAACAATCATCGTTGCCGCTGCCCCTGCGATACCCACCGTCAGTGTTGCAGTGAATCCGGCAAGTGTGGCCGAAGACGGTGCGGCGAACTTGGTTTACACCTTCACTCGAACCGGCGGAGACTTGACGCAACCATTGACGGTGAACTACGCCGTTAGCGGCGATGCAACGGCCGGGACGGATTTCACCGGGACCGCAGCGAATGTTGTGTTCGCGGCGAACTCGGCGACGGCGACCGTCACAGTCGATCCGACGGCGGATGGGACGGTGGAAAGCAACGAGACGGTGATCCTGACGGTTTCTCCAAATGCAGCGGTCTACACCGTTAGCGCGACCAATGCATCAGCGACCGGAACGATCAACGATGACGATGTGGTCGCTGGTTTGCCGACGGTCAATGTTTCCGTGGCCCCGGCAAGTGTCATCGAAGACGGTGCGGCGAACTTGGTTTACACCTTCACTCGAACCGGTGACACGACCAACGCGTTGACGGTCGCCTACGCCGTCAGTGGCGATGCGACATTAGGGACCGACTACACCGGCACGGGGAACTTGATTGTGATTCCCGCAGGATCGGATACCGCAACGGTCACCGTTGATCCAACGTCCGACAACGATGCCGAATCCGATGAAACCGTCATCCTGACGATCTCAGCCAACGCCACCTACATCGTCGGAGCCAACTCCACAGCAACCGGAACAATCACCGATGATGATGCGGTCGCTGGTTTGCCGACGGTCAATGTTTCCGTGGCCCCGGCAAGTGTCATCGAAGACGGTGCGGCGAACTTGGTTTACACCTTCACTCGAACCGGTGACACGACCAACGCGTTGACGGTCGCCTACGCCGTCAGTGGCGATGCGACATTAGGGACCGACTACACCGGCACGGGGAACTTGATTGTGATTCCCGCAGGATCGGATACCGCAACGGTCACCGTTGATCCAACGTCCGACAACGATGCCGAATCCGATGAAACCGTCATCCTGACGATCTCAGCCAACGCCACCTACATCGTCGGAGCCAACTCCACAGCAACCGGAACAATCACCGATGATGATGCGGTCGCTGGTTTGCCGACGGTCAATGTTTCCGTGGCCCCGGCAAGTGTCACCGAAGACGGTGCGGCGAACTTGGTTTACACCTTCACTCGAACCGGTGACACGACCAACGCGTTGACGGTCGCCTACGCCGTCAGTGGCGATGCGACATTAGGGACGGACTACACCGGCACGGGTAACTTGATTGTGATTCCCGCAGGATCGGATACCGCAACGGTCACCGTTGATCCAACGTCCGACAACGATGCCGAATCCGATGAAACCGTCATCCTGACGATTTCAGCCAACGCCACCTACATCGTCGGAGCCAACTCCACAGCAACCGGAACAATCACTGATGATGATGCGGTCGCTGGTTTGCCGACGGTCAATGTTTCCGTGGCCCCGGCAAGTGTCATCGAAGACGGTGCGGCGAACTTGGTTTACACCTTCACTCGAACCGGTGACACGACCAACGCGTTGACGGTCGCCTACGCCGTCAGTGGCGATGCGACATTAGGGACCGACTACACCGGCACGGGTAACTTGATCGTGATTCCCGCTGGATCGGATACCGCAACGGTCACCGTTGATCCAACGTCCGACAACGATGCCGAACCGGATGAAACCGTCATCCTGACGATTTCAGCCAACGCCACCTACATCGTCGGAGCCAACTCCACAGCAACCGGAACAATCACCGATGATGATGCGGTCGCTGGTTTGCCGACGGTCAATGTTTCCGTGGCCCCGGCAAGTGTCATCGAAGACGGTGCGGCGAACTTGGTTTACACCTTCACTCGAACCGGTGACACGACCAACGCGTTGACGGTCGCCTACGCCGTCAGTGGCGATGCGACATTAGGGACGGACTACACCGGCACGGGTAACTTGATTGTGATTCCCGCAGGATCGGATACCGCAACGGTCACCGTTGATCCAACGTCCGACAACGATGCCGAATCCGATGAAACCGTCATCCTGACGATTTCAGCCAACGCCACCTACATCGTCGGAGCCAACTCCACAGCAACCGGAACAATCACTGATGATGATGCGGTCGCTGGTTTGCCGACGGTCAATGTTTCCGTGGCCCCGGCAAGTGTCACCGAAGACGGTGCGGCGAACTTGGTTTACACCTTCACTCGAACCGGTGACACGACCAACGCGTTGACGGTCGCCTACGCCGTCAGTGGCGACGCGACATTAGGGACCGACTACGCCGGCACGGGTAACTTGATCGTGATTCCCGCTGGATCGGATACTGCAACGGTCACCGTTGATCCAACGTCCGACAACGATGCCGAATCCGATGAAACCGTCATCCTGACGATTTCAGCCAACGCCACCTACATCGTCGGAGCCAACTCCACAGCAACCGGAACGATCACCGATGATGATGCGGTCGCTGGTTTGCCGACGGTCAGTGTCGCGGTAAATCCCACGAGTGTGGCTGAAGACGGTGCAGCGAACTTGGTTTACACCTTCACCCGATCCGGTGGAGACTTGACGCAACCATTGACAGTCAACTACGCGGTCAGTGGCGATGCAACGGCGGGAACGGACTTCACCGGCACGGCGGCCAATGTGGTGTTCGCAGCCAATTCAGCGACCGCGACCGTAACCGTCGATCCGACAGCGGATACGACGGTGGAAAACAACGAGACGGTGATCTTGACTGTTTCTCCCAACGCGGCAGTCTACAATGTCAGCGCGACCAATGGTTCGGCGATGGGTACGATCACCAATGACGATGTCACGGCTGGGTTGCCGACGGTTGGTGTTGCGGTGAATCCCGCAAGTGTCGCTGAAGACGGTACGGCGAACTTGGTTTACACCTTCACCCGATCCGGTGGAGACTTGACGCAACCATTGACAGTCAACTACGCGGTCAGTGGCGATGCAACGGCGGGAACGGACTTCACCGGCACGGCGGCCAATGTGGTGTTCGCAGCCAACTCGGCAACGGCGACTGTCACGGTCGATCCGACGGCGGACACGATGGTGGAAAGCAACGAGACGGTGATCTTGACCATTTCGCTCAACGCAGCGGTCTACAACGTCAGCGCGACCAACGCATCGGCAACTGGAACGATCAACGATGACGATGTCGTTGCGGTCCTGCCAACGGTCAGCGTTGCGGTGAACCCGTCGAGTGTGGCCGAAGACGGTGCGGCGAACTTGGTTTACACCTTCACTCGAACCGGCGGAGACTTGACGCAACCATTGACGGTCAACTACGCGGTCAGTGGCGATGCAACGTCGGGAACGGACTTCACCGGCACGGCGGCCAACGTGGTGTTCGCGGCCAATTCGGCAACCGCGACCGTCACGGTCGATCCGACGGCGGACACGATGGTGGAAAGCAACGAGACGGTGATCTTGACCATTTCGCTCAACGCAGCGGTCTACAACGTCAGCGCGACCAACGCATCGGCAACTGGAACGATCAACGATGACGATGTCGTTGCGGTCCTTTCAACGGTCAGCGTTGCGGTGAACCCGTCGAGTGTGGCCGAAGACGGTGCGGCGAACTTGGTTTACACCTTCACCCGAACCGGCGGAGACTTGACGCAACCGTTGACGGTCAACTACGCGGTCAGTGGCGATGCAACGTCGGGAACGGACTTCACCGGCACGGCGGCCAACGTGGTGTTCGCAGCCAATTCGGCAACCGCGACCGTCACAGTCGATCCGACGGCGGACACGACAGTGGAAAGCAATGAGACAGTGATCCTGACGGTCTCGCCCAACGCAGCGGTCTACAACGTCAGCGCGACCAACGGTTCGGCGACCGGAACGATCAACAATGACGATGCGGTCGCTGCCCTGCCAACGGTCAGCGTCGCGGTGAATCCCGCGAGCGTGGCTGAAGACGGTACGGCGAACTTGGTATACACCTTCACTCGAACCGGTGGAGATCTGACCCAGCCTTTGACGGTGAACTATGCGGTCAGTGGCGATGCAACGTCGGGAACGGACTTCACCGGCACGGCGGCCAACGTGGTGTTCGCAGCCAATTCGGCAACCGCGACCGTCACAGTCGATCCGACGGCGGACACGACAGTGGAAAGCAACGAGACGGTGATCCTGACGGTCTCGCCCAACGCAGCGGTCTACAACGTCAGCGCGACCAACGGTTCGGCGACCGGTACGATCAACAATGACGATGTGGTTGCCGCCCTGCCAACGGTCAGCGTTGCGGTGAACCCGTCGAGTGTGGCGGAGGATGGTGCGGCGAATCTGCTTTACACCTTCACTCGTGCCGGCGGAGACCTGACGCAACCGTTGACGGTGAGCTACGCGGTCAGTGGCGATGCAACGGCTGGAACGGACTTCACCGGAACCGCGGCCAATGTGGTGTTCGCGGCCAATTCGGCAACCGCGACCGTCACAGTCGATCCGACGGCGGACACGATGGTGGAGAGCAACGAGACGGTGATCCTGACGGTCTCGCCCAACGCAGCGGTCTACAACGTCAACGCGACCAACGGTTCGGCGACCGGTACGATCAACGATGACGATGTGGTTGCCGCCTTGCCAACGGTCAGTGTTGCGGTGAACCCGTCGAGTGTGGCCGAAGACGGTGCGGCGAACTTGGTTTACACCTTCACTCGAACCGGTGGAGATCTGACACAGCCTTTGACGGTGAACTATGCGGTCAGCGGAAATGCAACGGCCGGAACGGACTTCACCGGCACGGCGGCCAATGTGGTGTTCGCGGCCAATTCGGCAACCGCGACCGTCACAGTCGATCCGACGGCGGACACGACAGTGGAAAGCAATGAGACAGTGATCCTGACCGTTTCGCCCAACGCAGCGGTCTACAACGTCAGCGCGACCAACGGTTCGGCGACTGGTACGATCAACAATGATGATTCGATTGCACTCAACTCGGTGAGCGTATCGACCAATACGCAGTTCATTAGCGAGGCCTCCACATCGAATCTGGTTTACACGTTCCAACGAACCGGGAATCTGAACGCCCCTCTTTCTGTCAGCTTCACGGTTTCAGGTTCTGCATCTTTGCCTGGTGATGTGACGTCACCGGGTCTTGCGAACGGAGTTGCGAATTTTGCGGCGGGCGTCTCGGAGGTAAATGTCGTCGTCCAACTGGTGAATGATTCGCTCGTTGAAACCACTGAAACGTTGGTGGTAACGATCAATCCGAGTGCGAGCTATAGCATCGTGACGAACGAAGGATCGGTGACTGCACAGATCATCGATGATGATGGGCAAAATTCGGAAACCAGAATCATCGTTCCCACCGTCGTCGACAAACCGTACTTGATTCCCGCGGATGGGATTCCGACAGCGATCATTTTTAGAGCGACGGCTGACACGACATTGACAGTGGTCCCTGTGGGCAGTGTGTCTCTGACGGATCAAGTTCAAGTGCTCGACGGCGATCTGCAGTCTATCGGAACCATTCAGAATGGGATCACGACGGCAGAAATCAGTAGCGGCAGCTTGTATTCGATCATCTTCCCAGGCCAGTTTAATGAGCGATTGTACTCCGTTGGTTCGTCAGAGCCGGGCGCCTTGCAGAATGCTCAAACCAATCTGCTCAGGTCGACAGACGTCAACGCTGACGGACGCACGACTGCCTTGGACGCGCTGCAAATCGTCAACCAACTCGGGGTCAGGCATGAGGGTGAGTCCGCCCCGATGCTTCAGAACTTCCCCGACGTCAATGCCGACGGTCGCATCTCAGCTTTGGACGCGTTGGAAGTGATCAATGAGCTTTACCGCCAGCGGAACACGAGCTTTGGGACACAAACGCTGACGAATTCTTCAGGCCGTGCAGAGGGCGAAGGAATCACTCGAGATGAATCGGAATCGAACGTGTTGCTCAATGCTGTCGAGCAACACGACGTCGCTTTGGTGGGCTTGAGCAAAAACGTTGATGCGGTTCATTTGGTCAGCGTCGACGAAGTTATCGCAGAGGCGGAGTACAGCGAAGCCACCGAGCTCACTGACTCGATCGAATTACTCGCCAATCAGGCCAACTAG